In Verrucomicrobiota bacterium, a genomic segment contains:
- a CDS encoding sulfatase-like hydrolase/transferase, which yields MDRRTFIQVGATAALTAPALARGITRKPNLVFLFSDQQSWDYLGASGLSGVQTPHLDRLASEGARFDQCVSNCPVCTPYRGMLMTGQHPLNNGAYANDLGIVPGQGTTLAEALGKAGYDTAYIGKWHLQGGLRDKPVYPENRLGFDQLFLTNNCTVDFHPGKCFYWNEEEERVYFDKWEQEGQTDQAVDYLESRRDAENPFAMIVSWHPPHNHRGGVGYDAPEPQLQRYSEADIDCRFHAQPNERLRKIHHGYSALCSSIDDCVGRIMEKLEAIGESDNTLFVFTSDHGDTLEGYNRQTHKCCPESPAVRVPLVMRWPGKIKAGSKRELLMGTLDFMPSILSMLGISPPPECQGEDLASAIFSGEDDGVQSQPLFFFWWNWRGVYTREFTYAVGGFGEPNERQRSHAAFDVLYEHAPDLWNRNNLYQSARHRATRQHLHDTAMNWLDRFEDPFMDERTLMINTAKVVGHGEPSKQPISQMTFSESPLVTMKKLGVPYYRPNI from the coding sequence ATGGATCGCAGAACATTCATACAGGTAGGAGCCACGGCGGCTCTTACCGCACCAGCTTTGGCTCGGGGAATAACTCGGAAGCCGAATCTGGTGTTTCTGTTTTCTGATCAGCAATCCTGGGACTACTTGGGAGCAAGTGGTTTGAGTGGGGTGCAAACGCCACACTTGGATCGATTGGCATCAGAAGGAGCGCGTTTTGATCAATGTGTTTCAAATTGTCCCGTTTGCACGCCTTACCGCGGTATGTTGATGACGGGCCAACACCCATTGAATAACGGCGCCTACGCTAACGATCTGGGGATCGTTCCTGGTCAAGGAACCACCTTGGCTGAGGCGCTTGGGAAAGCGGGTTACGATACCGCCTATATCGGAAAATGGCACTTGCAAGGCGGTCTTCGCGACAAACCTGTTTATCCGGAAAACCGACTGGGCTTCGATCAGCTCTTTCTGACGAACAACTGCACCGTCGATTTTCACCCGGGTAAATGCTTTTACTGGAACGAAGAAGAAGAGCGTGTCTATTTCGATAAGTGGGAGCAAGAGGGGCAGACGGACCAAGCGGTTGATTACCTCGAATCGCGGCGCGATGCGGAAAATCCGTTTGCGATGATCGTTTCCTGGCATCCGCCCCATAACCACCGCGGAGGTGTCGGATATGACGCCCCGGAACCGCAATTGCAGCGTTATTCTGAAGCGGATATTGACTGCCGCTTTCACGCTCAACCCAACGAGAGGCTACGTAAGATTCATCACGGTTACTCTGCGTTGTGTTCATCGATTGATGATTGCGTCGGTCGAATTATGGAGAAATTGGAAGCTATCGGTGAGTCGGACAACACACTCTTCGTTTTCACTTCGGATCATGGAGATACGCTGGAAGGCTACAATCGACAGACCCATAAATGCTGCCCCGAATCCCCAGCTGTGCGTGTGCCTCTGGTTATGCGCTGGCCGGGAAAAATCAAAGCAGGAAGCAAGCGGGAATTGTTGATGGGCACCCTCGATTTTATGCCGTCTATTCTTTCTATGCTGGGAATCTCTCCGCCGCCGGAATGCCAGGGCGAGGATCTGGCAAGTGCCATCTTTTCGGGGGAAGATGATGGGGTTCAGAGCCAGCCGTTGTTTTTCTTTTGGTGGAATTGGCGTGGTGTCTACACCCGGGAGTTTACCTACGCGGTCGGTGGTTTTGGGGAACCGAATGAACGGCAACGTTCACACGCAGCATTCGATGTATTGTATGAGCACGCACCGGATCTCTGGAATCGCAATAACCTTTACCAAAGTGCCCGGCACCGGGCGACCCGACAACACCTGCATGATACCGCTATGAATTGGCTGGATCGTTTTGAGGATCCTTTTATGGATGAACGTACCCTCATGATAAATACGGCCAAAGTTGTGGGTCATGGGGAACCGTCGAAACAACCGATTTCCCAAATGACTTTTTCTGAATCCCCCTTGGTCACGATGAAGAAATTGGGTGTGCCTTATTATCGGCCAAACATTTGA